A genomic window from Sphingobacterium sp. BN32 includes:
- a CDS encoding DUF2931 family protein → MKINTVNKIYILLAVLLACYAGYKTIVFKPWDRFYYFASAMLPESYPVHLSELHFDTENPDDFISINTENTGFYRAKWGEEYYFPETYSSELLPKRLVIQYVDYRSKNYYRDSIALPTAEIRKYFKEAAKTGDMQNIYHYSSNAKGLTFLVGIANAGNIIVWLRTATKDHIISKTKLQPKTPRPEDLYFDGLKDFETYYKEVFRDLPDSLKMRIDAGWDRNAKYIDSLAIPKSIP, encoded by the coding sequence ATGAAAATCAATACGGTCAATAAGATTTATATCCTTCTAGCCGTGCTACTTGCTTGTTACGCAGGCTATAAAACCATCGTCTTCAAACCTTGGGATCGCTTTTATTATTTTGCTAGCGCCATGCTGCCCGAGTCATACCCTGTCCATTTGAGTGAATTACACTTCGACACCGAGAACCCGGATGATTTCATTAGCATCAATACCGAAAACACCGGATTCTATCGGGCAAAGTGGGGCGAGGAGTATTATTTCCCAGAAACCTACTCCTCCGAGCTTCTGCCTAAGCGTCTTGTCATACAATATGTGGATTACCGCTCTAAAAACTACTATAGAGACAGCATCGCTCTTCCAACTGCCGAAATTCGAAAGTACTTCAAGGAAGCAGCAAAAACCGGAGATATGCAAAACATTTATCATTATAGTAGTAATGCCAAGGGACTCACCTTCCTAGTTGGTATCGCCAATGCCGGTAATATCATTGTATGGCTACGCACGGCGACCAAGGATCACATCATTAGCAAAACCAAACTCCAACCGAAGACCCCGCGTCCGGAGGATCTATATTTTGACGGTTTGAAAGATTTTGAAACCTACTACAAGGAAGTTTTTCGAGATCTGCCGGACAGCCTGAAGATGCGGATAGACGCAGGCTGGGATCGGAATGCTAAATATATTGACAGTCTAGCCATCCCTAAAAGCATACCCTAG
- a CDS encoding DUF2892 domain-containing protein: MRQNIGNIDRGIRVFVAIVIAVLFFTERITGTISIVLMVFAGILILTSMMGFCPLYSLLGIKTYKKKNDNPLQGRTNE; the protein is encoded by the coding sequence ATGAGACAAAATATAGGAAACATAGATCGAGGAATACGTGTTTTTGTTGCAATCGTAATTGCCGTACTATTCTTCACCGAACGAATCACCGGAACCATATCAATCGTTCTGATGGTATTTGCTGGAATACTCATATTAACCAGCATGATGGGCTTCTGCCCACTTTACAGCTTATTAGGCATAAAGACATATAAAAAGAAAAACGATAATCCGCTGCAAGGAAGAACAAATGAGTGA
- a CDS encoding S41 family peptidase, producing MSAIIRSVGRIRLLCLCMLLWIACKKDNPPSPGGEEIVTPKHGSRKEMSLDSIYLYAKHCYYWNEALPSYTDFDPRGKFAGISPEETALSKSLYRLSQFSMHPGGKPYEWTRMEGRAKYSFLEVRAQGSASAKRLASIINTSASVHLESDTDIGYLRLHSFPRLAAVQGDLDRAFAAMASQNISTLIIDLRFNGGGYIETAGYVADLIAPKELEGKVKYTEHFNTLMQNGRASMLKQQAYLDKDGRTMTYKGRLATMADIDFSVAANTKKFHKKGDLHSIKRLYFISNSMTASASELLISCFKPYLPIRLIGERTYGKPVGSFAIRIDRYNLYLATLQLRNANGWGDYFDGIPPDVEVLPGTTDYQIGSPKDPFLQAVYKDLGIEFVGEGKEAQYKDLKRVKAKTLDLSSIAAGKVEALMIKEQFKLKE from the coding sequence ATGAGTGCCATCATCAGATCAGTCGGTAGAATTCGGCTATTATGCTTATGCATGCTGCTATGGATAGCTTGTAAAAAAGACAATCCTCCATCGCCGGGAGGGGAGGAGATTGTTACACCGAAGCACGGCAGCCGAAAGGAGATGAGCCTGGACTCGATTTACCTCTACGCGAAGCACTGTTATTATTGGAATGAGGCTTTGCCTTCTTATACGGATTTCGATCCCCGAGGGAAGTTCGCTGGCATCAGTCCTGAGGAGACTGCCTTGAGCAAGTCATTGTATCGCTTAAGTCAGTTTTCTATGCATCCTGGGGGAAAGCCCTATGAGTGGACCCGCATGGAAGGACGTGCGAAGTATTCCTTCCTGGAGGTTCGTGCGCAGGGTTCCGCTAGTGCTAAAAGGCTGGCATCTATAATCAACACAAGTGCTTCAGTGCATTTGGAAAGCGACACTGATATCGGCTACCTGCGGCTCCATTCCTTTCCACGATTGGCGGCAGTTCAGGGCGATCTAGATCGCGCTTTCGCAGCAATGGCAAGCCAGAACATCAGTACGCTGATTATCGATCTGCGCTTCAACGGAGGCGGATATATCGAAACGGCCGGCTATGTGGCAGACCTTATTGCGCCGAAGGAGCTGGAAGGAAAGGTAAAATATACGGAGCATTTCAATACCTTGATGCAGAACGGCCGCGCAAGCATGCTGAAGCAGCAAGCCTACCTGGACAAGGATGGCAGAACCATGACCTATAAAGGGCGTCTGGCTACGATGGCAGATATTGATTTCTCCGTCGCCGCAAATACGAAGAAATTCCACAAAAAAGGCGACCTCCATAGCATCAAACGCCTGTACTTTATCAGCAATTCGATGACAGCCTCCGCAAGTGAGCTATTGATCAGTTGCTTCAAACCTTATTTACCGATCCGCTTGATCGGCGAACGAACCTACGGTAAGCCCGTAGGTTCGTTCGCTATTCGTATTGACCGCTACAACCTGTACCTCGCGACATTGCAGCTCCGAAATGCGAATGGCTGGGGCGACTACTTCGATGGCATTCCCCCGGATGTTGAAGTACTCCCCGGAACAACTGACTACCAGATCGGAAGCCCGAAAGATCCCTTTCTGCAGGCCGTATATAAGGATTTAGGGATAGAATTTGTCGGGGAGGGAAAAGAAGCACAATACAAAGACCTCAAGCGTGTTAAGGCAAAAACTTTAGACCTTTCCAGCATTGCCGCAGGCAAAGTGGAAGCCCTGATGATTAAGGAACAGTTTAAGTTAAAGGAATAG
- a CDS encoding Crp/Fnr family transcriptional regulator, whose translation MITEKFDFLLQPQLRAEFEREGIRLEFKAGDILVEPHKYIKIVPLVLRGNIRVIRQNEDGQELFIYYIKEGQSCAISLSTMMMDKISNIKAIAEEDIELIGIPSAVARRWYETYPAWRWFVLSTLDFRYDEILSTLDNVAFKKIDERLISYLATKSESLQSNILNITHQEIAKELSTSREVISRLLKQLEQRDMLKLFRNKVEIISLV comes from the coding sequence ATGATTACGGAGAAATTTGACTTCTTACTCCAGCCACAATTGCGGGCGGAGTTTGAGAGGGAGGGTATTCGGCTCGAATTCAAAGCGGGCGACATACTCGTCGAACCTCACAAGTACATCAAAATCGTCCCTCTGGTCCTACGAGGAAACATTCGCGTCATCCGACAGAATGAAGACGGTCAGGAATTATTTATTTATTACATCAAGGAAGGTCAGTCCTGTGCTATTTCGCTATCGACAATGATGATGGATAAAATATCCAATATTAAGGCAATTGCCGAAGAGGATATCGAGCTTATCGGAATCCCCTCCGCGGTTGCCCGACGATGGTATGAAACCTATCCCGCTTGGCGATGGTTTGTATTGAGCACCCTCGACTTCCGCTACGACGAAATACTGAGCACTTTGGACAACGTCGCTTTCAAAAAGATCGACGAACGCCTGATCAGCTACCTAGCAACAAAGTCGGAAAGTCTACAAAGCAATATCCTCAACATCACCCACCAGGAAATTGCCAAAGAGCTATCCACCTCCCGCGAGGTGATCTCCCGACTATTGAAGCAACTCGAACAGCGCGACATGCTCAAACTTTTTCGTAATAAAGTAGAAATAATTTCCCTTGTGTGA